DNA sequence from the Acipenser ruthenus chromosome 8, fAciRut3.2 maternal haplotype, whole genome shotgun sequence genome:
GACTTCCTGGTCTGTATATTGCATTTCTAAGAGGGGAAATTGCAAGAAtctcaggggggaaaaaaagagccATCACAATCAGGCTCTCTTcacctctttttatttttttcatttttttttaaatctactttccgaaatctatttttttattttattggattGGTTTGCAATAGCAATGTTGGTAATAGTTTATATGGAGTGTCCTTAactgcactgtaattacactgtaataacacatCAGCTACACATATGGTTGTGCAGTTTACAGTGCAACAGCATGCTcttttacaaaatgaaaacaacgTTGGCAGTTGCTAGCGTCTTTTGTAAACCCCACTGTACTTCCACACAAGGTTGTGTATAATAATCGATAAGTAACCACAGTGGTACTGAAATGCTGTTTCAGCCATTTAAACAAACACTCATCCATGCTAATGATCTTCATTCCACCCAGCTGCCATTGAGATAGAGGACGCCAAGCCCCTGATGAAGTTGCTGAAGTACCCCTCCCTCCGCTGGCCTGTGCTGGGAAACAGCCACGGCTCCCAGTGGGCTTGGGAGGAGCACAAGTTCAGCCTGGTGCAGACGCTGGCTCAGCTGCGCGGCCAGTACAGCGGCTCTGTGCTGCTCCGCATGTACGTGTCCACTGACGACCAGAACTCCAACCAGTACATCATCAAGGTAAACAGCATGCTGCGTACGGTACTGCCACAGTCCAAGAGCCTGAGTCACATGGTCTTATATGTTCCATCCCCCCTGTCGAGAAAAAACCTTCATATAATGAACATACAGTGTGAAAATATATGTTGTTTTTCGCAATTGAAGCTAACCATATAATTCTATATATTATCCATGGCATGCATTTCCATTCACGTTTAGCAAAAATGTCCtggcaaataaatatatttaaatatctggTATAACACGTTTCTATCGCAACTGTACATGTTTGAGACAAATATAGGGAATACAAGTTAGATTTACTGAATGATGTTCGataaaaccattttaaatataaaacatgagCTAGTCGTAGttacagaaattattattatttgtttatttagcagatgcctttatccaaggcgacttacagagactagggtgagtgaactatgcatcagctgcagagtcacttacaattacgtctcacccgaaagacagagcacaaggaggttaagtgatttgctcagggtcacacaatgagtcagtggctgagatgggatttgaaccggggacctcctggttacaagcccagttCTTTAACCACCCGACCACACAGTCGGAGGATAGCatatcctttctttcttttttataatgcCTTTGCCTGTCATTGCCAGCTTCCCTTGGTTTAATGAAACACACTCATttttgttgttgggttttttaCCCAGTAATGACATTGATTCAAAGTTCACAGATTAGTTTAATGTGACTTCCAAAGTCTTTTTATAGCaagtggaaagaaagaaagaaagaaagaaagaaagaatgaataaaagaaagaaagaaagaaagaaagcattgTTATAGCCAGAAAAAGGCTGTTGCTTATaaaatgcttcatttttttttttttacacaagccCATCAGCTTCCAATCTATGTGTTGTCTTTTAACAGCTGGACCAAGCGCCTTTAGCTCTGTCATCCAGGGAGGATTACCTTGATAACAGCACAGAGGCTGAAGCAGTAAGTCTTGTCTTGTTTTACTTGGTACATAAATCTGTTTGCTTTGGAAAactgtgtgtctttttaaaacagGCCAGAACTTCTCTCTTTGTTATCTGCCTCCAAATACATATTGCTGTGCTTTCCAACTTTTGTTATTCCAGGCTAGTCAATGTGTTATTAACAGAGGTCATTTCTGGTAACTTGTGTTCAGGATCCTGTGTGTCCCTCAGCTTTATCTGAAGGTCTCTTTCTTTTCTTGGAAACAGTCTAGTAGACAGCTGGCTGTTGTAAATGTCAGGATGGCATGCATGTTTTATGCTCCGCTGTGGCTTGGTAAAGTTACAGCCAACTTTGCATATGCCAACTTAATAACCTTGGCTTTTATTAACATTAACATCACCGGTCCTCTTGTCATTCTGCTTTTTGTCAGTTTAATGTGTGCATGTAGCTGACTTGTAGTATAGAATCATGTTTAAATCTATTCCCAATCAATAGAGTTAAGatacaatgaaaatatgtatgcCCCTGGATTCCTAATGAATCCCAGTAATGCTGCTGTTTCTAGATCTTGTCCTTTTGCTTGTTTATACCTTGGACATCATTTAAACACTTTTCCCCCGAAGTGTCTGGCTTTGACAAATGAGAAGACCAACTTCAGAGCACAAACACAAGAGaataaaacaaagattttaaaacaactgaaaaacaCTAAGAGGAAAATAGATGACACACAtcatattattctttttattaacagattatattattaaaatagggAGATGAAGAATCATATAACAGTGCTGTGTGCATTTAAGAGATGCAATGTCCCATTATACATGCGTGAGTCAATGACAGGAGATAGCCACCAGGTGGCATAGATCTCTAAGAATAAGagtgtccaatcccggtcctggagggctattccactccaggtttaacaagtgatataattaactacttcagggtctggatggaggtttcattagttcaattaaacaatttaaaacagggttggaacaaagaccaggagtggaaacgccaactttggccacccctgtttcAGAATAAGTTTTACATCTTAACGCAAAATTTCTGCTAAAATAGTTTTTTGTCTCTCTTCACCACATGCAATTCAACTAACTGCATGCCAGCCTGTCCACGAACATGCCAGTACTGTGTAAATGTGGCTTGCGTTGGCCCTCAATTCAAGCAGAGCTTCTATGCCAGCATGAAGTAATTGTCACCTGGGCTCTGTAGCTCATTGCACTTGAATCCCTCCTTGTATTTGTCCTGTCCTTTGAAAAGCAGGCTTTGTTTCCAGTACAGGGATGCCCTTTTGAAGCTGATGATTGACTCGGCGGTCCTGTTGGGAGCCAATTCCTCCGAGGCGGAGACACAGATGAAGGAAGTGCTGCAGCTGGAGACGAGGCTGGCTGAGGTGTGGACTGGCCTTTGAACACTGGAAGTCACTTCTGAGCACCATGTCTAACGTTTGAGTGCCGGTGGTACAGTCCACAGTATATACTGCATTGCACCAGAAAATACTCTTGTGTGGTGGAATATTAACAGAAAGATCAAGAAGGGGTCACAAAGTCGCTGTTTTTTTAGAATGAGCATTCTAAACTTTTCGGGGCATTTGCAGTGGGTACACTAGTTGTATTTAGCTGTTTCTCAACAGCTTTTAGCCCTTTTTTAAGAGACTGACCTTGGTAAAGTCTGTGAACATATTTTGGTAAATCTGGTCAAATCCAGTAATTTTTTTGGCAATAATTCATCtattaaaaatgcaataataGCCAATACAGAGGTAATTATCAGAGTTACCCAAAGTGATTTTTGACAGTAATGATCCTGAACATGAACTCTGGTAATTCACAATATTGAGGGTGTTTTTGTAAATCAGTGAAGATTTGGAATGTTTTTCAGCTTTATTCGTGttatatagagaataatatttcaaataataatttcatagcaATTTTGCAGCCTGATAGTGACTTTGATTAAAGCGAGCACCTTAACCACTATGTAAAATAGCTGCGCTCAGCTGCATTCGTGGTTGTGGTGCTTttacctcatctcatctcactgacagggacGAACATGAAATTATTTGTCACTTGAACACAAAGGAGCTTGCTTCTTTCTCAATGGCTTGccatctaaaatacaaattatatgcCAGAACTTGCCAGAGTTTAGATGAGCAGATAATTGAACAGAAATGCAATAAACACATGTCTCAGCATTCCCCTGTGTACAGTCACAATACCCCTCACCGCCTGGTTAATTTGTGCCTGCTTAATGCCTCTGCaggcttttcattttcattgggCTCAGGCTGTTGCAAACACACACTTACAATTAAATGCATTTCATGTTCAGATATGAATGATCACTCTGTCTTCAGTTTAATGACTGCCAGTCTCTCCACAGATCTTGATTCCATTTGAAAACAGAACCACCGAGGCGATGTACAATAAGTACAGCTTATCTCGACTGCAGAGAACGGTGCCACAGGTAGGGGTTTTATTCATTAATATTGAAAAcgatattattttgttaaaataacattaaagatAAGGAAAAAAGGactgtacaactatggccaaaagttttacatcacctagaattttaggattgaaacaaaactttaaaacaatatatatgaacataatttagatattttatttgacattatgtaatcaaagaaaatacaaaatgatatcgcaaaagtctacgggaagccataatagtagtacagtatttcatgttagattttgaaatgtcacattttagaATTGCTgtcagtatatgaaaaactacatagcggtatgcaattcaatatgttcacataacattattcaccaggtttcatttgactttatgaagcaaaatttgtaaattctatagggtggtgcaaaacttttgtccatagctgtactatTTGGAAAGAAATGTAACAAAGGAACATTTTGAAAtacaacttttttaaaaaatgtgttttgtatgcTGAAAATatatagattatttttttctcctggtGCACCGACTAATAATTGAACACTAATTCTGTATGCGtgtgttatttttgaaaatactaaaataaatttatcaattcaatggcaaacgattttgctttctttttagtTTGACTGGCTGGGGTACATCAAAGCAGTGACAGACACCAAACTGTATCCAGAACTGAAATCTCTAAATGCATCAGAGCACGTGATTGTACGAGCCCCCCAGTACTTCAAGGACCTCTTCAAGCTTCTAGAGACAACGGAGAAGAGGCAAGAACTTCACTGAAATACTGTGTTGCTCACTGGAACAtttacagtaacactttacattgtgggtctaattactgtgtacggtgtgcacttacacatcattgcaatgttattatgcatagttacatggtacttcatgtgtaaatcattttgcacgatatatgtaagtacacagttgtatcagaaaagggtcagGGTTAGGATTATATTGTACAAacagatttacacgttaagtacattgtaattctgtgtaagtacacatgtatttactcagtaactactatgtaaatacacagtaattggagacactttatgtaaagtgttaccgaatgTCCTTCTCTTGTTTTGCGAGCTGACTAGTAAAATCCAAGGTGCTTGAAAGAAGGTCCCTATGTCTCCTGAGTAGTCATGTGACACTGTGACCTTTCACCTCTGCTGGTCTCACCTGCTCTCTGGTCTTGTACAGAAGCAGGCGGGGCCAGTAGACTTTACAGTTCCAATTTGAAGAAGGCTGATTAATACGGTGGCTCATTAAGGAAATATTCGTGATGTGACAGTTTGAAATGTCAAGTTCCTGAGATCATTTCATGCATCTTGTGATCTTGACAGAACACACTTCTGTGCAATTGATTTCCACCGTTCTTAATGAGTCAGCCTAGATTCAGGTGCAGTAAGAACAGCCCGTAGCATCTTGTGAGAGTTTCGTTGACAGTAGTACCTTGTGTTATACAGTGTGGCTGTTACTGCGTTAACGTTTTAACTGAAGTACAGCTATTTAATCAGTCATTTAGGTTACAGTACTGCACAGGTatgttccctgttttgttttcactTGAATACAAAGCACCAATCCAGATTATTAGTGATTCTGAATCCTTGTAGTTATCAGTGTGCTATGTAAAGGGCAGTGCTAATGTAATCAcaagttaacaaatgtaaaacGCTGTACTGGGTTTTACAACACACTTATCTTGACGAGCTTTTTATTTCAGCCTGTAAAAATGTATAACCTTAACCTTATAACTGTCAAAGCTACTTTCCTTAGCTATTGCTCATTTGGGCTAATCGGACAGTGGGACAATGCTTTTATAACAAACTGTTATTAGCACAATTAGTTCcagaatgaaacaaaaacaccatTTAGAGAAGTCATTCATTTAATAACAAAATTGAAAGTATTTACTAGCTATTATGTTTACTTTCTTATAATAATTTGGCATTCATCAATTCATCAGTATGCATAaagggttaagaacataagaacataagaaagtttacaaacaagaggaggccattcagcccatcttgctcgtttggttgttttatcagcccatcttgcttgtttgattggttaatcagcccatcttgcttgtttgattggttaatcagcccatcttgctcgtttgattggtTAATCAACAGCTTTAAACACTTACTAGCAGCATTAAGTAAAGATAAAGTGTAAATAATTAGTGATTTTGATTAAAGGACTAGGAGAATATCTAGttcaatggggcagcagtgtggagtagtggttagggctctggactcttgaccggaaggtcgtgggttcaatcccaggtgggggacactgctgctgtacccttgagcaaggtactttacctagattgctccagtaaaaaacccaactgtataagtgggtaattgtatgtaaaaataatgttatatcttgtaacaattgtaagtcgccctggataagggcgtctgctaagaaataaataataataataatatgcagtacAGTGAATTAGATCAAGGTGTAACTTCAGAATTGTTAGATTCAGATCTGTTGCAGGCTTGGTTTGACTGTGTTTTGCATGCCCCCCTCGCTCCAGGACGATCGCTAACTACCTCGTCTGGTCGCTCGTTTACACCCGGATGAGCAGCCTCAGCCGCCGCTTCCTCTACAGGTTTCAGGATTTTTCACGGGTGAGTCACAGTGGTGTTTATGGAAGCGGTGAATCAGTGAAAACAATCCACTGTCTGCACCGCAAGCTGTGGCTTCATTGAACGCACTGATTCATTACTTTGAGTTGCAGATCCCACTTACAACAGCACTAATTCAACTGAGATTCATTCAGAGCATTATTTACAATACTAACAagatcaaaaacacaaaaccccACTATTTACATGAAGGTTATACATTACAAATCTCAAGGTGTTCTAAcactcctgtgtgtgtgcgtgtgtgcgtgtattGAAATCCCGTATTAGCACCAGCTTGGTTCATGTGTTCAGAAGGGTATTTGTAATTGTAAAGGGCGTTGCTGATGTTCTGTCCTGCACTGTATTCAGGTGACTACTGGCACCACCTCCTTGACTCCCCGCTGGGATAAGTGTGTGAACTATGTTGAGAACACCCTGGCCTACGCCTCGGGGAGGATGTTTGTGGACCAGCACTTCCAGGAGGATAAGAAACACATGGTGGGTGGGGCCCATTTCAACAGTGCGCTGATCTGGGTCTAACTTAGAAGTGAATTTAGACAGAGGGTTTGATAAGAAGACATTAGCAATGTGTGAAATGCACAGCATGTGGGagaagttttattattattattattattattattattattattcagagaTTCTAACTAGCTGCTGCTCTGTTCTTCAGATGGAGGAGCTGATTGAAGGAATCCGATGGGCTTTTATAGACATGCTGGACAAGGAGAATGACTGGATGGATGAAGAAACGAAAAGCAAAGCAAAAGACAaggtcaaattattattattataaataaataaatgcatgcatgcatacatacatacatagatgcATAAATTgtgtaagtaactactatgtaaatacacagtaattatagaCACTTCATTTATAGCGTTACCCTATGTATTTTATACAAAATGATAAAGAGGTACACATGTTTTCATTCCATGCATACGGATTGCATGACCGGAAGGAGTTCCCAGTCTGTGTAGATTCAGCAGGAATTAAAGAGGCTGTTTTCAGCTGCACGCGTATCCACAGGTCTCCGTCACAAGATCTTTTCCAATCTGTTCATCTGTGCTCGGGTGGATTTAGCTGCTGAGTGCAATGTACAGGGACGTCGGCTTCTTTAATAACCTGTACGCTGTGCAGGCAGTGTGAAGAGACGGGGTGAATACAAAAGAAATTGTGTTTTAACCTGCTGCCCCTGTCTGCCATTTACTGGTACTGAGTGGAGCCCGGGCGGCAGCGCAGTAGAGAAATGTACCGGAGCGAGACCAAAAACCAGCtgtcatttactgtttttttaaactagagagagagagagagagagagagagagagagatacaggtagagagagtgagagtgagagagcgagagagagagtgatcaaggtagagagagagagatacaggtagagagagtgatagagagagagagagtgagacagagatatacagagatagagagagagatacaggtagagagagtgagagtgagagagggcgagagagagtgatacaggtagagagagagagagatacaggtagagagagtgagagagggagacagatGGAGAGAAAACCCAGACTGAGAGCATACTAAAACACTAACAGCAGCTCAATGTAAAATCGCTTGAGGGGTCTGCCTCCTTTGAAGAAAGCCCCTGAGGAGACAGCAGCAACTAATTAGCTAGGTTCGATTTATGGGATGCTTCTTGGGTGAAATGTGTCAGGAACTCGTTAAAGACTTTCAACTATAAATGAACCAAGTGCCAAGAGAGACATTGTGAACTCCCTGCGATGATGCCTTTAATGAGTTTAGCGATCTCCGAACCCAATGGTGCGTCTCAGAGCTGTACGTAATCTACTCTGCTGTACATGCAGTAGACCTGGGCACACAGTGGGGTTCtgatgtaacagggcagaggctgggcacaaactggcaagcatcttaaccactgtacaaaaagagccaggcttTAACATGGATGTGCAAGAATCCAGAACCAGATAAACGGACCCTACCGAATGTATCATCTTGTTAATGTAAACCCTCCTTTAGAATAATGCAATGGAACTGAAACTAGGTTACAGTTACAGCTCTCCCTATGGCCTGTGGTTGTTGTCCTAGAATCTTGTAGATGATTGTTTCATACCTCTACCAGCCTGGTTTCATTGCTCTGCTCTGCTTTTTCCACAGTAGCAGAGCAATATAAttaaacgccccccccccccccccccgtgtaatTGAGTAATCTCAATAGCATTATCTAATTTCTTTCCATGGGCCCTGGGGAGGACAGctaccccccacacacacacctcctagCTGCTTATCAGATTCCTGATCACAAGAGCTACAAAAAGGACTCAAACTCTATTTTGGACACTGTAGGAAGGAAACCCATCAGAAATGTTTCTGAAATCCTATCATTAAACCACCTCCACCTCCTGGCTGCTCAATACCATTGTTAGCAGCTCTGGAAGAGCCAGCTCGATTCAAGGGCTGAGccagctttaaaacaaaaagaggTTTTACTTCCTCTAATTAACCCTCTCCGTCTCTGATTACCTCTCTGAAAATGCATGTGGTTTCCTTAGAAGGAAACTTAACATAAGGCACTTACCGGTGAAAGCCAGAGCTATTCTCTTTAAAGATTAAGCGACCCCACCTCTCCTCTGTAACTCAGCAGCTGTCTTTATAACTGGCACGCTAATCAAAATGCAAAACATACCgttttttctctatttttttgGTATTCCATACTTCTAACAATCATATTCAACTTTGGATGCATCAGATCAGGTTATTCACGAGGTGGTTATAAAATGCATCAACATAAAAGACAAATCTTTGTCAGAATCAAAGCTATAGCCCCTCTATGATGGCGTGTTGTTTTTGACATGATTCTAGTGTGCCGAGTTCACATCCAGACTGCATCTGTACATGAGGTTGCCTCCTCTCAACCTGATGATCGTTACAGTCTGTGTAGGAACAGGTTTTGAACAAATGTACCTCTtgggttatttagttatttataataatattactgAGCTAATCGTTACTGTTTTTTAATAGGCTCATGCAGTCCTTGGAAAAGTAGGATATCCTGATTTTATTATGAATGACACCTACGTGAATGAAGACATTAAACAGGTATGTGATTCCAGGCTTCTTGTTCCTTGCCCAGTAATTGTGTGAGATTTGCCTCTTACTGAGCctgcaagtatttttaaaaccccaacCCAAATCGGAACCGTCTGAGAGAGGAGAGTTCTCTATGCTCTGTTGGAACTACAGGTGGGACGGTGTGTCTGATTGGTGCTTTTCTTTTTGCAGCTGAGTTTCTCTGAGAAGGATTACTTTGGGAATGTTCTGCAAACCCTTCGATTCAAAGCGCAGTCTGATTTTGGCTGGCTTCGCACAAAAGTCCCCAGGACACAGTAAGTATACAATGCAACACCCTTTTATTGACTCCTCTCTACAGGAGAGCCTTATAATTGCAAGCTATGAAGTCACTTTATTTACACATTGATCTATGCTATTGAGTTGAACTGCTTGCCctattaatatattgtattgtggGAGAATACAagaatagatttattttttaaagtcaagcagcgcaggcttgtttattttgaaCCTTGCAGGGATCTTATTTAATTAGTCGCTCCTCGAttggttttaaaaagtttaaatacgTGCTAATAAGATAACAGGGTCGTGTAGATGACCTTAGAATGAAGTACTGGCTTGAAAACAGCGTTATTAGTGAGAACTCCTCACAGGGACTAGTCTATCCAATATCAGGTCAATGATGTTAATTGTAATAAACAAGGACTGTTTAATTTATCAATAGATCCTAATGGTAAAGCTACAGGCAAAGAGGGCATGACTGCTAACCAATGTGGCTCTGTCCCTAAGCTACAGTATGACAAATGATTGCTGCTAGAAGACAGGAAAAGTACCTTCACAATATTTGTAATGCCAGTCTGTTGGGGAAGGGGGAGGAGGTTGAGTAGGATTGCTTTCCACAGGACTCACAGCACATCCAGTTGCTGCAcaaatatatataagaacataagaagaacataagaaagtttacaaatgagaggaggccattcggcccatcttgctcgtttggttgttagtagcttattgatcccagaatctcatcaagcagcttcttgaaggatccctgggtgtcggcttcaacaacaatattacaaaatcatgGAGGAAAGACAGCTGAAGAATTTGATTATTTAAGGAATAGAACCCTGATTAGTAAGCATTACCATGTACAGGCACCCTGtactttatttttataatgtatagttaaataataattaaacagtacagtTCATTTTAATGTAACGTCATTTCCCTTCTGTTACAAACCATCTGATCCGAGCCATCTGATACTGATCCGATAcatagacatttcagatggctgtatcataTCAATGTTAGGGTCcactactggtttatattataaAGTTTTACTGCATAGACTGCCATTGTCTGTGTGAAACTGGTAGACGATATTGACTTTCCCAATGTTGAGCTGAGGATTCCCTATGTATCCAGGGGGATTCCTCCAGACCACATTATTCAGATGGTGTGTGCAGCCTCCCAGTGGGGCTGATCAGGTGCAATGCTCTTCACTGAAGACACAATTAATACTGTGTTAGGCTCTGAGTTTTGACTGTTTCATCTGGGTGGCACCTGAGCCCAGAATAATATCCTGGTAACACACAAATTGTATACAAGGTAAATCCCCAGGCTTAGCAAAGGAATGGATCCATACTGCTGTGCTACAGCTTTACATAGCTAATGAGAAATGTAGAAGGGGGGAGTGAGAGAAGACTTACTAGAGCTAGTGCATTGCGCTTTATTTATCTCTGTTCGTTTGACAAAGCAGTAGCATTTCCACACTCCCCCAAGTCATTAAGATGTGGCGTCCACGCAGTAGCATTTCCACACTCCCCCAAGTCATTAAGATGTGGCGTCCGCACAGTAGCATTTCCACACTCCCCCAAGTCATTAATTTGCTGCTTTACACTATTGGTAGCACTTTAACAAACAAGCTCTGTGCCGCTGAAGAAACCCCAAGTTGCTATTTACCTCCCTGCCTAATTATGAAATATTCATCTTGCTGCAATAAATGATGTAAATGTACGCTGCAGTGTTGTAGTAGAGCACGAGTCTAACCCTCAGACAGCAGACAGGTGATGTGTAAGGGCTTGTGTTTGGAGGGCAATACGCAGTAGGCTCATCGTAAGATGTCTGAGATTTGTTGTGAAATCTCCAAGATCCTTTGGTCACATATAAATCTTGCAAAGACGGTGCACTTCTGTGAActgcggccccccccccccctcgtctgTGAGggggttcattcaggtctcagcaAGAGCATTTCAAAGCATTTTCTTCACAGCCTGACTGAGCACTCAGAGTTGAAGAGGAAAGGACGACACAGAGGTCattgcactcacacacacgcatgcacgcacacacacacacacacacccttataAACACTTTTATGCTTTGCACAATGTCCTTTCCCAAGCGTGACTTTGCTTTCAAAGCCGGTACAAACTGTACTGTGTGCCTGATGGAAATAATTGGCAGCTTTCCATTGTGGGTTCATTCAAAGACAATGGCGTTCAAAGAGACGATTGGCAGCAGATTGCAGTGGATACAACACACAGCCTCCAGAAAACGTGCATCACATTTTACTACTCCAGGTCCAAGGGTCTTGCATTGGCTGCCAGCTCTTTGATTTCAAAATGCAACTCATGGTGTTAGTCCTGTTGCTTTCTCCTTGTGAGCCTAAGCTGTAGTTTGAGATCAGCAAACACTGTCCAGTTTAGTGTTAGTCCCCAATATGCAGATAGAGTTCAGGTGCCAGTCACTTCTATTAACAATCAATGTGGTTTGTGAAGTGCCCTGTGATGCTTCTATTGTGCAGGAATGACGCCCTATACATATTGTTGGTATGGTACAGTATTGAGACTGGGAGCTGGATCCACAGCAATATCCATAGAGGCCTATTATTAAAGCAATTGCATTTGACTActtataataacaatacagaaGGATCAAGCAACCAAAGACTACTGTATCAACAACGTGATTGTATAGCAACATGTTTCTCCTGTGAACTGATTTCTAAagttctgtctctctttctcttaaCCCAGGTGGTTTACCAATCCCACCACTGTCAATGCTTTCTACAGCTCTTCGACCAATCagattagtaagtgctttttaaTACTGTCATTTTGCC
Encoded proteins:
- the LOC117406660 gene encoding phosphate-regulating neutral endopeptidase PHEX-like isoform X2; the encoded protein is MEMEMLGNPKAKPVKSSSKILKAALAVFISATLVLGIVVLLAIRGLINFHCQEYCLTQECIEAAGSIINKMDTSVPPCEDFFQYACGGWLKENPIPEDSSSYGIYPWLRHNVDLKLKELLEKPTDTVKDIEAIQKAKVLYRSCMNETAIEIEDAKPLMKLLKYPSLRWPVLGNSHGSQWAWEEHKFSLVQTLAQLRGQYSGSVLLRMYVSTDDQNSNQYIIKLDQAPLALSSREDYLDNSTEAEAYRDALLKLMIDSAVLLGANSSEAETQMKEVLQLETRLAEILIPFENRTTEAMYNKYSLSRLQRTVPQFDWLGYIKAVTDTKLYPELKSLNASEHVIVRAPQYFKDLFKLLETTEKRTIANYLVWSLVYTRMSSLSRRFLYRFQDFSRVTTGTTSLTPRWDKCVNYVENTLAYASGRMFVDQHFQEDKKHMMEELIEGIRWAFIDMLDKENDWMDEETKSKAKDKAHAVLGKVGYPDFIMNDTYVNEDIKQLSFSEKDYFGNVLQTLRFKAQSDFGWLRTKVPRTQWFTNPTTVNAFYSSSTNQIRFPAGELQKPFFWGMQYPRSLSYGAIGVIVGHELTHGFDNNGKREENTGREHCR
- the LOC117406660 gene encoding phosphate-regulating neutral endopeptidase PHEX-like isoform X1, yielding MEMEMLGNPKAKPVKSSSKILKAALAVFISATLVLGIVVLLAIRGLINFHCQEYCLTQECIEAAGSIINKMDTSVPPCEDFFQYACGGWLKENPIPEDSSSYGIYPWLRHNVDLKLKELLEKPTDTVKDIEAIQKAKVLYRSCMNETAIEIEDAKPLMKLLKYPSLRWPVLGNSHGSQWAWEEHKFSLVQTLAQLRGQYSGSVLLRMYVSTDDQNSNQYIIKLDQAPLALSSREDYLDNSTEAEAYRDALLKLMIDSAVLLGANSSEAETQMKEVLQLETRLAEILIPFENRTTEAMYNKYSLSRLQRTVPQFDWLGYIKAVTDTKLYPELKSLNASEHVIVRAPQYFKDLFKLLETTEKRTIANYLVWSLVYTRMSSLSRRFLYRFQDFSRVTTGTTSLTPRWDKCVNYVENTLAYASGRMFVDQHFQEDKKHMMEELIEGIRWAFIDMLDKENDWMDEETKSKAKDKAHAVLGKVGYPDFIMNDTYVNEDIKQLSFSEKDYFGNVLQTLRFKAQSDFGWLRTKVPRTQWFTNPTTVNAFYSSSTNQIRFPAGELQKPFFWGMQYPRSLSYGAIGVIVGHELTHGFDNNGRKYDKDGNLHQWWTNTSIANFNQKTQCMINQYNTYHWKEAGLNVKGKRTLGENIADNGGIREAFRAYRKWIDEERSGKDEPLLPGIGLTNNQLFFLSFAHVRCNAYRPEAARDQIQSGAHSPPQFRVIGAMSNFEGFRKAYNCPDSSTMNRGSESCRVW